One window from the genome of [Mycobacterium] stephanolepidis encodes:
- a CDS encoding MbtH family protein gives MSINPFDDDKGSFFVLVNDEEQHSLWPAFADVPDGWRVVFGEADRAACLEYIEQNWTDIRPKSLRERLAQGGGLGR, from the coding sequence GTGAGCATCAATCCATTCGATGATGACAAGGGAAGCTTTTTCGTCTTGGTCAACGACGAGGAGCAGCACAGCCTATGGCCGGCTTTCGCCGACGTCCCTGATGGCTGGCGGGTTGTATTCGGTGAAGCGGACCGTGCCGCCTGCCTGGAGTACATCGAACAAAACTGGACCGATATCCGGCCGAAGAGCCTGCGCGAGAGATTGGCGCAGGGTGGGGGTCTTGGGCGCTGA
- the mtf2 gene encoding fatty-acid O-methyltransferase Mtf2, giving the protein MFKLNAQFTQAVQKFIYRHATRKLETENVVFLNYGYEEDPAMDVPLSASDEPDRYSIQLYHSTATQTELDGRRVLEVGCGHGGGASYLVRTLHPTSYTGLDLNPDGIEFCRKRHNLPGLEFTHGDAQNLPFTDQSFDAVINIESSHLYPQFPVFLTEVARVLRPGGHFLYADARSAQDVAGWKVALANAPLRMVSERGINVEVRRGMEKNLERWRYVIDRATPRLLRGMVRRFAPAQRAYEDLRSGGAVEYRMYSFTKA; this is encoded by the coding sequence ATCTTCAAGCTGAACGCTCAGTTCACTCAGGCGGTGCAGAAGTTCATCTACCGGCATGCCACCCGTAAACTCGAAACAGAGAACGTCGTGTTCCTCAATTACGGCTACGAAGAGGATCCGGCGATGGATGTCCCGTTGTCGGCTTCCGATGAGCCAGATCGGTATTCCATTCAGCTTTACCACAGCACCGCTACCCAGACGGAGCTTGATGGCCGACGGGTGCTGGAGGTCGGTTGTGGCCACGGCGGCGGAGCTTCGTACCTCGTACGCACATTGCATCCGACGTCCTACACGGGGCTGGATCTCAATCCGGACGGCATCGAGTTCTGTCGTAAGCGGCACAACCTCCCGGGCCTGGAGTTCACGCACGGAGACGCCCAGAACCTGCCATTCACCGATCAGTCCTTCGATGCGGTGATCAATATCGAGTCGTCCCACCTGTATCCCCAATTTCCGGTGTTTCTCACCGAGGTGGCGCGTGTGCTGCGTCCGGGTGGGCATTTTCTTTACGCAGACGCGCGCAGTGCTCAGGATGTCGCTGGGTGGAAGGTGGCGCTCGCGAATGCGCCGCTACGGATGGTGTCCGAGCGTGGGATCAATGTCGAGGTCCGGCGCGGGATGGAGAAGAACCTGGAGCGCTGGCGGTATGTGATCGATCGCGCCACGCCGAGGCTCCTGCGCGGGATGGTTCGTAGGTTTGCGCCGGCCCAGCGTGCTTACGAGGACCTACGGAGCGGAGGAGCGGTGGAGTATCGGATGTACAGCTTCACCAAGGCGTAG
- a CDS encoding glycosyltransferase: MKFALACYGTRGDVEPSVSVGCELTRRGHEVSVAVPPELVTFAESAGLAAVAYGPRLQDFLQDEFLRNFWTQLVRNPVGTLRELWAPIARYWSDTSATLVSVADGADLLSTGLNFEQSAANVAEYFDIPLMMLHHFPMRPNGQLLPMLPAPLVRSGGMLSEWLLWRATKDAEDAQRRELGLPKATGPSPRRIARSAAIEIQAYDAVSVPGLADEWAKWNGKRPFVGALTMGLSTAADHEVASWIAAGKPPICFATGSIPLESPADTIAMIGSACAELGERALVCAGGTDFGDIAQPDHVKVVGVVNYSAVFAASRAVVHHGGSGTTAASLRAGIPTLILWSTADQPYWGNQLGRLKVGAARRFSATNRKTLVADLRRILAPEYAVAARELATQMTSSEDSVSKAADLFEGAARGKAE, encoded by the coding sequence ATGAAGTTTGCGCTGGCGTGCTACGGCACTCGCGGCGACGTCGAGCCCTCTGTCAGCGTCGGATGCGAGCTGACCCGAAGGGGACACGAGGTCAGCGTGGCAGTCCCCCCGGAACTTGTCACCTTCGCAGAGTCGGCTGGACTGGCTGCGGTTGCTTATGGCCCTCGACTGCAGGATTTCCTACAGGACGAGTTCCTCCGAAATTTCTGGACTCAGTTGGTACGCAACCCTGTCGGTACGTTGCGTGAGCTGTGGGCGCCTATTGCCCGCTACTGGAGTGATACCAGCGCAACCCTCGTCTCGGTCGCAGACGGCGCCGATCTGTTGTCGACGGGACTCAACTTCGAACAATCGGCCGCCAACGTGGCCGAGTATTTCGACATCCCCCTGATGATGCTGCACCACTTCCCGATGCGCCCCAACGGTCAACTGCTTCCGATGCTTCCGGCACCGCTCGTACGATCGGGCGGAATGCTCTCCGAATGGCTGCTGTGGCGCGCCACGAAGGACGCCGAGGATGCGCAGCGACGCGAGCTCGGCTTACCCAAGGCCACCGGACCCTCACCACGTCGAATCGCCCGCAGCGCAGCCATCGAAATACAAGCCTATGACGCGGTCTCGGTCCCCGGGCTGGCCGATGAGTGGGCGAAATGGAATGGCAAGCGGCCTTTCGTCGGAGCACTCACGATGGGGTTGTCAACCGCGGCCGACCATGAGGTTGCATCCTGGATCGCCGCGGGGAAACCGCCGATCTGCTTCGCCACCGGCAGCATTCCGCTCGAATCACCGGCCGACACCATCGCGATGATCGGCTCTGCATGTGCCGAACTGGGTGAGCGGGCGCTGGTCTGCGCCGGCGGCACCGATTTCGGTGACATCGCCCAACCCGACCATGTCAAGGTCGTGGGCGTCGTCAACTACTCCGCGGTGTTCGCCGCCAGCCGAGCCGTTGTCCATCACGGCGGCTCAGGCACCACGGCCGCGAGCCTGCGGGCCGGCATCCCCACCCTGATTCTGTGGAGCACGGCCGATCAGCCGTACTGGGGAAACCAGCTCGGCAGGTTGAAAGTCGGTGCTGCTCGCCGGTTCTCGGCGACCAATCGGAAGACACTGGTGGCCGATCTACGCCGTATCCTGGCGCCCGAGTATGCCGTGGCCGCCCGCGAGCTGGCGACTCAGATGACGAGCTCAGAGGACAGTGTCTCCAAAGCCGCCGATCTCTTCGAGGGCGCCGCCCGCGGCAAAGCCGAGTAA
- a CDS encoding TylF/MycF/NovP-related O-methyltransferase, with amino-acid sequence MADELTLRTRIWLWAVRKEYWLARTLLPNVYSNDALICFNNHAFLDDPAFQRAYQRGVRALGGTDWYQWHWRVHVGLWAAASASKVKGDFVECGVSYGFLSSAIMEYLDWDRLGKTFYLLDTFAGLDPRFVSAGERDSGALEKSEELVRNGMYVSSVDSVKANFAQWKNQRVIAGAVPETLEEVQADAVAFLHIDMNCAPPEVATLRYFWPRLSPGAFVLLDDYANRGRDEQRIAMDEVARELGVYIVALPTGQGLIIKPPQ; translated from the coding sequence GTGGCAGATGAGCTAACGCTCCGTACCCGTATTTGGCTGTGGGCGGTTCGCAAGGAATATTGGCTTGCGCGCACGCTCCTGCCCAACGTCTATTCGAACGATGCGCTGATTTGTTTCAACAATCACGCATTCCTCGATGACCCGGCGTTCCAGCGTGCGTATCAGCGCGGTGTCCGCGCGCTCGGTGGCACCGACTGGTATCAGTGGCATTGGCGCGTTCATGTTGGGCTGTGGGCGGCTGCCAGTGCGAGCAAGGTGAAGGGTGACTTCGTCGAATGTGGCGTCAGCTATGGCTTTTTGAGCAGCGCCATCATGGAGTATCTCGATTGGGATCGACTGGGAAAGACCTTTTATCTCCTCGACACGTTCGCCGGACTCGACCCGCGCTTCGTCAGCGCGGGTGAACGCGACTCGGGTGCGCTTGAGAAGAGCGAGGAACTCGTACGAAACGGCATGTACGTGAGCTCTGTGGACAGCGTCAAGGCGAACTTTGCGCAGTGGAAGAACCAGCGCGTCATCGCCGGAGCGGTGCCCGAAACGCTTGAGGAAGTCCAGGCCGATGCGGTGGCATTCCTGCATATCGACATGAACTGCGCACCACCCGAAGTCGCGACACTGCGATACTTCTGGCCGCGACTTTCGCCGGGCGCATTTGTACTCTTGGACGACTACGCGAACCGTGGTCGCGACGAGCAGCGTATCGCCATGGATGAGGTGGCGCGCGAGTTGGGCGTATACATCGTGGCCTTGCCCACCGGCCAGGGTCTGATTATCAAACCACCGCAGTAG
- a CDS encoding acyltransferase family protein: protein MSEPDGPRRARNSTLGQVFDPRNNALNAWRLILAVSVIFCHSWRLTGRTITYRPFEQLIEQAGVDGFFAVSGFLITASWLRKPKLRDFAIARGLRIFPGLWVCLLIIAFVIAPISVLIQGGSVAQLFSSLKPVEYVINNGLLNVYYASVDGTPRGVPWPGVWNGSIWTLVFETICYIAVAVLGVAGLLKRRWVVPAAFVLFLCATAYLSYPVFAATSIAQMVARFAVMFAAGALLNQYKDVIPARWSLVAVSVVIVLASGLLENYRDIAALPLAYAVIVSGSLIHNPRLNLRNDLSYGTYIYAFPMQQLLVVMGLGSLNLVLFFVITTAATVPLSAFSWFVVEKQAISLKSRLTRKRPAEVGAASSAPVERDAV from the coding sequence GTGAGCGAGCCGGACGGACCGAGGCGGGCGAGGAACTCGACGCTCGGCCAGGTATTCGACCCGAGAAACAATGCACTCAACGCATGGCGATTGATCCTGGCGGTCAGCGTCATCTTCTGTCACTCGTGGCGGCTCACCGGTCGAACGATCACCTATCGGCCATTCGAGCAACTCATCGAGCAAGCCGGCGTCGACGGCTTCTTCGCGGTGTCGGGCTTTCTCATCACCGCGAGTTGGTTGCGCAAACCCAAGCTCCGTGACTTCGCCATTGCCCGTGGTCTTCGCATCTTCCCCGGGCTGTGGGTGTGTCTACTGATCATCGCGTTCGTCATCGCCCCCATCAGTGTTCTCATCCAGGGTGGCTCTGTCGCGCAGTTGTTTTCGTCGCTCAAGCCTGTTGAGTACGTCATCAACAATGGTCTGCTGAACGTGTACTACGCCAGCGTCGACGGTACGCCGCGCGGTGTCCCGTGGCCGGGCGTGTGGAACGGATCAATCTGGACACTTGTCTTCGAGACGATCTGTTACATCGCGGTGGCAGTGCTGGGTGTCGCCGGACTCCTGAAGCGGCGATGGGTTGTTCCCGCGGCCTTCGTGCTATTCCTTTGCGCGACGGCGTATCTCTCGTATCCGGTCTTCGCCGCGACGTCCATCGCGCAGATGGTGGCACGGTTCGCTGTCATGTTCGCGGCAGGAGCCCTGCTGAACCAGTACAAAGATGTCATCCCTGCGCGTTGGTCGCTCGTTGCGGTGAGCGTCGTGATCGTGCTGGCTTCCGGACTGTTGGAGAACTATCGAGATATCGCTGCTCTGCCGTTGGCGTATGCCGTCATAGTTTCCGGCTCGCTCATCCACAATCCACGACTGAATCTGCGCAACGACCTGTCCTACGGCACGTACATCTACGCCTTTCCCATGCAACAGCTGCTGGTCGTCATGGGGCTGGGCAGTCTGAATCTGGTGCTGTTCTTCGTTATTACCACGGCGGCCACCGTGCCTTTATCGGCCTTCAGTTGGTTCGTGGTGGAAAAGCAAGCGATCTCGCTGAAGTCTCGGCTGACCCGAAAACGTCCCGCAGAGGTAGGCGCCGCGTCATCGGCTCCAGTGGAACGCGATGCGGTGTGA
- a CDS encoding glycosyltransferase: protein MKFVLASYGTRGDIEPSVVVARELQRRGHDVVMAVPPDLIGFTESAGLETVSYGLDTKTWLDVYRNFWTFFFHTFWKVGEIRTMWRQMWELSDECWAQMNTTLMSAAQDADVLFAGQSYQEPAANVAEYHDIPLVTLHHIPMRPNGQLVTILPSRLGRTAMTAFDWLAWRLNKKVEDTQRRELRLPKASRPSPQRIAARGSLEIQGYDEVCFPGLAEEWKHWDGLRPFVGSLTMALTAEADGDVASWIAAGTPPIFFGFGSMPVESPTAALEMIGSACAELGERALIGAGWTDFSDAQLPDHVKVVGAVNYATVFPACRAVVHHGGSGTTAASLRAGVPTLILSMDANQTLWGGQIKKLKVGTTRRFSTTTRESLIADLRQILAPDYIDRARELANGMTKPGESAEAAADAMEQFARSRCSA, encoded by the coding sequence ATGAAGTTTGTGCTGGCGAGCTACGGAACCCGGGGTGATATCGAGCCCTCTGTTGTCGTGGCTCGTGAGTTACAGCGCAGGGGACACGATGTGGTCATGGCTGTGCCGCCCGACCTGATCGGCTTCACGGAGTCGGCAGGTCTGGAGACTGTTTCCTACGGGTTGGATACGAAGACCTGGCTGGACGTGTATCGCAACTTCTGGACGTTCTTCTTCCACACCTTCTGGAAGGTGGGGGAGATTCGGACGATGTGGCGTCAGATGTGGGAGCTCAGCGACGAATGCTGGGCGCAGATGAATACCACGCTGATGTCCGCGGCCCAGGACGCCGATGTGTTGTTCGCGGGGCAGAGTTATCAGGAACCTGCTGCGAATGTCGCTGAATATCATGACATTCCATTGGTCACGCTTCATCACATTCCGATGCGGCCCAATGGTCAGCTCGTCACCATCCTGCCGTCCCGGTTGGGGCGTACGGCGATGACGGCGTTCGACTGGTTGGCCTGGCGTCTGAATAAGAAGGTGGAGGACACGCAGCGGCGTGAGCTCCGCCTGCCGAAGGCCTCACGGCCGTCTCCTCAGCGGATCGCCGCGCGCGGCTCCCTGGAGATCCAGGGCTATGACGAGGTCTGTTTTCCCGGCCTGGCCGAGGAGTGGAAGCATTGGGATGGTTTGCGGCCGTTTGTCGGCTCGCTGACCATGGCGCTGACCGCCGAGGCCGACGGTGACGTCGCCTCATGGATCGCCGCCGGGACGCCGCCAATCTTCTTCGGATTTGGCAGTATGCCGGTCGAATCCCCCACTGCCGCACTGGAGATGATCGGATCGGCGTGCGCGGAGCTGGGAGAGCGGGCCTTGATAGGCGCGGGATGGACCGACTTCAGCGATGCGCAGCTTCCCGACCATGTGAAGGTCGTGGGGGCAGTCAACTATGCGACGGTCTTTCCGGCCTGCCGGGCGGTCGTGCATCACGGGGGTTCAGGTACAACGGCGGCAAGCCTGCGCGCCGGGGTCCCGACGTTGATCTTGTCGATGGATGCCAATCAGACGCTCTGGGGTGGCCAGATAAAGAAGCTGAAAGTGGGTACCACACGGCGTTTTTCGACCACCACGCGAGAATCCCTGATCGCCGACCTGCGCCAGATTCTTGCGCCGGACTACATCGACCGGGCTCGCGAGCTCGCCAACGGAATGACCAAACCGGGTGAGAGCGCGGAGGCCGCCGCCGATGCCATGGAGCAGTTCGCACGCTCGAGGTGTTCCGCGTGA
- a CDS encoding TylF/MycF/NovP-related O-methyltransferase, protein MTDYDTRSAYLGLLRQDLTRYGVDELVPVGWNWLHRPFFKFGDYVLVRKRPFDAHKRDLGLDWPADALTMIGMQRLTSLQQCVETVLADDVPGDLVECGVWRGGASILMRGVLAAYGDTTRNVWLCDSFEGVPPPDTAHYKADKGDRLHLAAPILAVTEKNVRANFQRYGLLDDQVRFVPGWFKDTLHDAPIQQIAVLRLDGDLYESTIQALDGLYERVSPGGFCIIDDYHALDSCKQAVTDYRTKHGITAEIKEIDGTGVFWRKE, encoded by the coding sequence GTGACCGATTACGACACTCGATCCGCTTATCTGGGCCTGCTTCGACAGGACCTCACCAGATACGGAGTTGATGAACTTGTGCCAGTGGGTTGGAACTGGCTGCACCGCCCCTTTTTCAAATTTGGCGACTACGTGCTTGTGCGCAAGCGTCCGTTCGACGCGCACAAGCGTGACTTGGGCCTGGATTGGCCGGCGGATGCGTTGACGATGATCGGTATGCAGCGACTCACCAGTCTGCAGCAGTGCGTCGAGACGGTGCTTGCCGATGACGTGCCTGGCGACCTGGTCGAATGCGGTGTGTGGCGCGGTGGTGCTTCCATCCTGATGCGCGGGGTTCTGGCCGCATATGGGGACACCACACGGAACGTGTGGCTCTGCGATTCGTTCGAAGGCGTACCTCCCCCGGATACCGCGCATTACAAGGCAGACAAGGGCGACAGGCTGCACCTTGCGGCGCCCATCCTGGCGGTGACCGAAAAGAATGTCAGGGCCAATTTCCAGCGCTATGGATTGTTGGACGATCAGGTTCGATTTGTTCCGGGCTGGTTCAAAGACACGCTGCATGACGCCCCGATTCAACAAATCGCTGTATTGCGGCTCGATGGTGACCTCTATGAATCCACAATCCAGGCGCTCGACGGGCTTTACGAACGTGTGTCTCCCGGCGGCTTTTGCATCATCGACGACTACCACGCGCTCGACTCGTGCAAGCAGGCCGTCACCGATTACCGCACGAAGCACGGGATAACCGCCGAGATCAAGGAAATTGACGGAACCGGCGTGTTCTGGCGTAAGGAATGA
- a CDS encoding class I SAM-dependent methyltransferase translates to MLGALGPDLARTVSMRADDSAPADTPIGRIFENTDNVHKLRHYLPIYQRALTGTERMLEIGVDRGGSLQMWREHLPQATIVGLDISPKSAQHDDPGRDIHVRIGDQTDPHFLGTVVEEFGPFDAVLDDGGHTPKQMIGSFRYLFPRLRPGGVYIVEDVCANYWTIYRDQRQSFIDFTKWLMDAMHAHYMEMSSVYQIMEDHPKRLETVEVPFAATIIDRIEVFDSVVVIHRAEESKRLPRAVFR, encoded by the coding sequence ATGCTTGGTGCGCTGGGTCCGGATCTGGCCAGGACGGTCTCGATGCGGGCCGACGACTCGGCACCGGCGGACACTCCCATCGGGAGGATCTTCGAGAACACCGACAACGTCCACAAGCTGCGTCATTACCTGCCGATCTACCAGCGCGCTCTCACCGGGACCGAGCGAATGCTCGAGATCGGGGTGGACAGGGGCGGATCTCTACAGATGTGGCGGGAACACCTGCCTCAGGCCACCATTGTGGGTCTGGACATCAGTCCCAAGTCCGCGCAGCACGACGACCCCGGGCGTGATATTCACGTGCGGATCGGCGATCAGACCGATCCGCACTTCCTTGGGACGGTGGTCGAGGAGTTCGGCCCGTTCGACGCCGTCCTCGATGATGGTGGCCACACCCCGAAGCAGATGATCGGGTCGTTCAGGTATCTGTTTCCACGCCTGCGGCCCGGCGGGGTCTACATCGTCGAGGACGTCTGTGCCAACTACTGGACGATCTATCGTGACCAGCGCCAATCGTTCATCGATTTCACGAAATGGCTGATGGACGCGATGCACGCTCATTATATGGAGATGAGCTCGGTCTACCAGATCATGGAAGACCATCCCAAGCGGCTTGAGACAGTCGAGGTGCCGTTTGCGGCCACCATCATCGACCGGATCGAGGTGTTCGACTCCGTGGTCGTGATTCACCGAGCAGAAGAGTCGAAGCGGCTACCCCGTGCCGTGTTCCGATGA
- a CDS encoding NAD-dependent epimerase/dehydratase family protein, with translation MLISGGAGFIGSALSNRLVQAGYDVAVMDVLHPQVHARGRDIDLPPSVRLFTGDVTHAPDWDAVLRLFEPSQVVHLAAETGTAQSLSEATRHGSVNVVGTTQLLDALSRAAFVPDQLVLASSRAVYGEGAWQSGTEVFYPRPRSHAQLLAGQWDPKGPNGESSEPLASCASRTEPRPTNIYAGTKLAQEHLLASWAAAHDTNLSVLRLQNVYGPGQSLTNSYTGIVTLFARLAREKQSLEVYEDGRIVRDFVFIDDVVDALFAAVHTPAVERRTLDIGSGTATTIHELARKVADICAAPEPTVVGKFRDGDVRAASCDVEPAIEQLAWSPKWALEDGLHALLEWIDKDCPNRF, from the coding sequence GTGCTCATCTCTGGTGGAGCGGGATTCATTGGATCCGCGCTATCCAACCGCCTCGTGCAGGCGGGATACGACGTCGCGGTGATGGACGTCTTGCATCCTCAAGTGCATGCCAGGGGCCGGGACATCGATCTCCCACCATCGGTGCGGCTGTTCACGGGCGACGTGACCCATGCCCCTGACTGGGATGCCGTGCTGCGGTTGTTCGAACCCTCCCAGGTTGTCCATTTGGCTGCGGAGACGGGTACCGCGCAGTCGCTTTCGGAAGCGACGCGCCACGGTTCGGTCAATGTGGTGGGTACCACCCAACTCCTGGACGCCCTGAGCCGTGCGGCGTTTGTGCCCGACCAGCTGGTACTCGCATCATCGCGCGCGGTGTACGGCGAAGGCGCCTGGCAGTCCGGTACAGAAGTCTTCTACCCGCGCCCGCGCAGCCATGCCCAACTACTTGCCGGACAGTGGGATCCGAAGGGGCCCAACGGTGAGTCTTCGGAGCCGCTCGCCAGCTGCGCCAGTAGGACCGAGCCCCGACCCACCAACATCTATGCGGGCACAAAACTTGCCCAGGAGCATCTGTTGGCTTCATGGGCTGCCGCCCATGACACCAACCTCAGCGTTCTGCGCCTGCAGAATGTATATGGGCCCGGCCAGTCACTCACAAACTCGTACACCGGAATCGTCACGCTCTTCGCGCGTCTGGCACGCGAGAAGCAGTCGTTGGAGGTCTACGAGGATGGACGGATAGTTCGCGATTTCGTCTTTATCGACGATGTTGTCGATGCGCTCTTCGCCGCGGTGCACACACCCGCGGTCGAGCGACGCACTCTTGACATCGGTTCTGGCACTGCAACAACCATTCACGAGTTGGCCCGTAAGGTCGCCGACATCTGTGCGGCGCCCGAACCCACCGTTGTCGGGAAGTTTCGGGATGGCGATGTGCGCGCCGCGAGCTGTGACGTCGAGCCGGCAATCGAGCAGCTCGCGTGGAGCCCGAAGTGGGCGCTGGAGGATGGCCTGCACGCACTTCTGGAATGGATCGACAAGGACTGCCCGAATCGCTTTTGA
- the rfbA gene encoding glucose-1-phosphate thymidylyltransferase RfbA, whose product MRGIILAGGSGTRLHPITTGVSKQLLPVYDKPLVYYPLSTLIMAGVRDILVITTPSDASAFERLLGDGSAFGINLTYAVQPKPEGLAQAFVIGASHIGTDTAMLALGDNVFYGPGLGTSLRRFENISGGAIFAYWVANPSAYGVVEFDAAGVPLSLEEKPATPKSHYAVPGLYFYDNDVIEIARSLKKSARGEYEITEVNQTYLDQGRLSVEVLPRGTAWLDTGTFDSLLDASDYVRTIERRQGLKIGVPEEIAWRAGFINDDQLAARAQELLKSGYGSYLLELLQRK is encoded by the coding sequence ATGCGCGGCATCATTCTCGCGGGCGGTTCGGGCACGCGTCTGCATCCGATAACGACGGGTGTCAGCAAGCAGCTGCTACCGGTGTACGACAAACCACTGGTCTACTATCCGCTCTCCACGCTGATCATGGCCGGAGTTCGCGACATTCTGGTGATCACCACCCCCTCGGATGCCTCGGCATTTGAGCGACTCCTTGGAGACGGCTCGGCATTCGGCATCAACCTGACCTACGCGGTCCAGCCCAAGCCCGAGGGGCTTGCGCAGGCGTTCGTGATCGGCGCCTCGCATATCGGCACCGACACAGCGATGCTCGCCCTGGGCGACAACGTCTTCTACGGACCCGGGTTGGGCACAAGTTTGCGCCGGTTCGAGAACATCAGCGGTGGAGCGATTTTCGCGTACTGGGTAGCCAACCCGTCGGCATACGGCGTGGTGGAGTTCGACGCCGCGGGCGTCCCCTTGTCCCTGGAAGAAAAGCCGGCGACACCGAAATCCCACTACGCAGTGCCCGGTCTGTACTTCTATGACAACGACGTCATCGAGATCGCCCGCTCGCTGAAGAAGTCGGCTCGGGGCGAGTACGAGATCACCGAGGTCAACCAGACCTATCTGGATCAGGGACGTCTTTCTGTCGAGGTGTTACCGCGTGGAACCGCGTGGCTGGATACGGGCACCTTCGATTCACTGCTGGACGCGAGCGACTACGTGCGCACCATCGAACGCCGACAGGGTCTGAAGATAGGCGTACCGGAAGAAATTGCGTGGCGCGCCGGTTTCATTAATGACGACCAGCTCGCTGCGCGTGCTCAGGAGCTACTCAAGTCTGGATACGGAAGTTACCTACTTGAGCTCTTGCAGCGGAAATAG
- a CDS encoding hemophore-related protein codes for MNKKSLTKIAVVGGATLALSAGAGIASADPVTDEMVNSTCTYDQANAALHAENPMAAEYFDASPPNQQFMREFLGAPKDKRITMINQVRGNQGIEYVIPVFQQMVRSCHKY; via the coding sequence ATGAACAAAAAGTCATTGACGAAGATTGCGGTGGTGGGCGGTGCCACGCTGGCGTTGAGCGCCGGCGCAGGGATCGCGTCTGCCGACCCCGTTACAGACGAGATGGTGAACAGCACCTGTACGTACGATCAGGCGAACGCGGCGCTGCACGCGGAGAACCCAATGGCCGCAGAGTACTTCGACGCGTCGCCACCCAACCAGCAGTTCATGCGGGAGTTCCTCGGTGCGCCGAAAGACAAGCGGATCACCATGATCAACCAGGTAAGGGGCAATCAGGGGATCGAGTACGTTATCCCCGTCTTCCAGCAGATGGTGCGCAGCTGCCACAAGTACTGA